The sequence below is a genomic window from Myxococcus stipitatus.
AGCGTCCACCATGGCGCGAGAGCCCCAGCGCGCGTCGTCGGGCGCGGAGGCGAGCACGGTGGAGGTCTTCCGCGGGGCGGCGCCGCGTGCCACGCCCCAGGCCGGGCCCCGTTGTGGCCCCCGGAAGGGGGAGGGCAACGGCTTCGACTTCGCGGTGGGGGGCTCCTTCCCGCCGCGCCCCACCGGCAACCTGCGCGAGCAGATGCGGCAGGGGGCCTTCACCCTGGCGCAGTCGGAGGCGGCCACGGCGAGCCTGGTGATGCGGGGTGGCGCCGCGGTGGATGCCTACGCGCGCGGCCACTTGAAGATGCTGGAGCCCAGTCCGCCCATCCCGGGGGCCCCCACGTCGCTGACGGACTACACCAGTTCGATGCCAGGGGTGACGCCGGAGGCGGCCTTCCACTACTTCGTGAAGAACCCCGGGCCGGTGTTCGCGTCGGCCGGCATCCGGCTCCAGCCGGAGACGGCCTCGCTGAAGGAGGGGGCCAAGGTCTTCCTGGAAGAGAAGGGACCTCCGCCGGTCTGGGCGCCGGTCACCTTCCACCTGGAGCCGGAGGCGAAGACGGTGCACATCACCACGCTGGATGGCCATCCGCTGAGGGGGACCAACCGGTTCGTCTTCGAGGATGACCGGGAGGGCGGCACGCGGCTGCGCCAGTACTCCGCCTTCCAGGGCAGCTCGCCGGCGACGTCGGTGGGGTTGAAGCTGATGGACCCCATCGAGCGACAGCACGACATCTGGCGCAGCGTCCACGCGCACCTGCACGACACGCTGAGCGAGCGGTGACGAAAGATGGGCAACCCCACGTCGTTGTGGACGACACCCCCGGGGCACGAGGTGCTCCTCTACGACGGGCATTGCCGCGTCTGCGGCGGCGCGGCCCGTGAGTTCAGGAAGTGGGTGGGAGGAACGGGACTCCAGCTCCGCTCGTTCAGGGAGGACGGGGTGCTGGTGGCCTTCCCAGGGCTGGCACTGGAGCGCTGCGAACAGGCCATGCAGCTGGTCCTGGCGGATGGACGGGTGGTGCAGGGGGCGGAGGCCATCGTCCGGGCGCTCGCCAGGCACCCGCTGGGGCGGTGGCTGTCCCTCTACTACGTGCCGGGCCTGCGGCAGCTGGCGGACGTGCTCTATGGCGTCGTGGCCCGGCACCGGTTCCGCGTCGCTGGACGGGAATGTCCGGACGGGGCGTGCTCGGTCCACTTCAAATAGGCGGAGGGCGGCGGGTAGCATGGGCGCAACCCCGCTGCCTCCGGATTGTCCGTGCAATCACATCCGACCTCGTACCTCCAGGCCGCTCGGGCCTTCCGCCACTTCTTCGGAGAGCTCCGGGACGTCTACCTGGAGCGCGAGACGCTCTTCACCCAGCTCGAGCTGGCGTTGCTGGGGCGGGAGCATGCGCTGGTGGTGGGGCCTCCCGGGACGGCCAAGAGCGCCATCGCCGGCGCGGTGCTGGGGCGCATCATCGACGAGCACACGGGGGTGGCCTCGTTGTTCTCCAAGCAGCTCGCCGAATCCACGGTCCAGACGGACCTCCTGGGGCCGGTGGACTTCAAGGTGCTCACGGAGACCGGGCGCACCGAGTACCTCACCGACGAAGGCATGCTGGGCTCCCGGCACGCCTTCCTCGACGAGGTCTTCGACGGCCGGGACATGCTCCTGCGCTCCATCCTCAACGTGCTCTTCGAGCGGGAGCTCAAGCACGGCCGACGCGTGACGTCCGGGCGCACCGAGTCCGTGGTGATGACGAGCAACCGGTACCTCTCCGAGGTGCTGGCGCGCTCGCCGGAGCTGCTGCTGGCGTTCGCGGACCGGTTGAGCTTCATCTGCTTCGTGCCCAAGTCGTTCGCCCGGAAGGAGAGCCGGGCGGCGATGCTCCAGCGCTTCTCCCAAGGCTCGCGTCCGGACCTGCGCGCGCAGCTCACGTCCCAGCAGCTCGAGCTGCTCCAGGACGCCGTCGCCCGGGTGAAGGTTCCCAGTCTGGTGCTGGAGGGGGTGGAGCTGCTCGCCGACGCGCTGGAGCGCGCGCTGTCGGCCCAGGTGTCCAAGCTGCCCGACTACGTACCCACGAAGTATTTCTCCCAGCGCTCGGCGGTGAAGGCGCTGTGGGCGCTCAAGGCGGCGGTGGTCCGCGACCAGCTCTACCGACGCCCCGAGCGCCCGCTGGAGGCCAGCGTGGAGGACCTGGACGCGCTGCGCTGGTTCTTCCTGCTGGGAGGCCCTCCGTCGGGGGAGACGGACGCGTTGCTCAAGACGGTGGTGGACCCGCGCGAGCGCGCCCAATTGGAGATCGTCCGCCTCGAACAGCGCACCTTCGACGAGGTCCTCGCGAAGGTGCGTCAGGAGCTTGGTGGAGGACTGGAGCGCGAGGCCCAGTCGCTGGGGGCCGCGGAGAACCTGTCGACCGCCGACGCGCTCTCCCGCAGCTGGCAGCCCGCCATGGCCTCCACGGAGGCGAAGTCCCTGCTGTCCAAGCTGGTGCCAGGGCCCCGGCACGCGCAGAACCGGGCACCACTCCTGGTGGCCGCCCGGGCGCTCGTGGCGGCCATGGACCATCGGCTCGCGCGAGGCATGGCGGGGCAGGGCGAGGGCCGGGGAGGGCTGTCGCTCCTGTCGTCCTTCCAGGACGTGATGGACCTGTGCCGCACGGTGCCGGAGCTGCGGCCGGGCTTCATCCCCTTGTGCGAATCCACCGGGCGCTTCATCGAGAGCGCGCTGGAGATGATTGCCCTGACGGCGGAGAGCGCGGACTTCGAGGATGGCCTCAAGCTGGAGGGGCTGGTGGGGCTGGCGGACAACCTCGAGGAGGAGCTGTCCCGCACGGCGGACCTGGTGGGCGTGGTGGGCGAGGGGCTGCCCGCCGTCGCCGAGCGCCTCCACGCAGTGGAGCTGGCCTCGCGTCAGCGCGTCGTGGGCGCGCTCCGACGGCGGGCGACGGTGGCGTTCCAGGCAACGTCCACGCGGGGGCGGAGGGATCCGCTCGAGACGCTCGCGGTGGATTCCCGGAGGCTGTCGCAGCTCGAGCAGTCCTTCATCGCGCTGGACCCGTCCGCCCGAGGCTTCCGGCAGGAGCTGTTGCTGCCGCTGGGGCTGAGCTACGCGCGCGAGGTGCTCTCCTCCACGCCGTTCGAGCGCATCGAACAGTACGCGAGGGCCATCCAGTCCGTGGCGGAGAACCTGCGCCGGGAGGGCCTCCCCGTCGACCAGGTCATGGCCGAGTGTCGGGAGATCCTCGACGAGAGGCTTCGCGAGCACGCCAAGGCCCTCTCCCGCGAGGTCGCGAGCGCGCCCCTGGCCGCGGCCGCGGTGCTCAACGGCGATGCCTATGTCTACTACCGGGGAGAGTTCTCCTCCCGGGCCCCGGATGGAGAGCTGGCCGCGCTGCTGGGCCTGGACGGGCAGCTCGCGTTCGCGCGCCAAGGCGCGGACAGCTTCTTCTCGGAGGGAGTCCGCGAGTCCGTCGCGCAGGCGGAGCTCGCCTTCCTCCAGAGCCGGGTCACGTACCTGCGCGGCTGGCTGACCCAGCTGCTCACGTCGCTGCCCGCTCCGGATGCCCTGAAGGAGCGCGCCGAGGCCGAGCGCACCGTGGACCGGCTGGTGCGCAGTCGCTTCCCGCTGTTGACGCTGAAGGAAGGGGAGCTCGTCCGGCTCAAGGGCGTCCTGGCGCTGCTGGGGACGTTGCCCGGCGCGCTGGGGGAGGGGGCGCAGCAGCTCGACGCGCAGCTCAAGGGCATCGACGAGGACTTCGGACGCTACAGCCGGCAGGTGCTGGAGCGGCGGGCCGCCGCGTGAGCGCGCCCGGTGAGCTGGAGAGAGGGGGCTGAGCGTGCTGTCCCGACGACTCACGGACCTGCGGCGCCGAATCGACGCCCTCCGCCAGCCCGCGCCACCCGCCCGGGGGAGCTGGCTGGGGTTCGGCCGGAAGGCACGGAGGCCGGTGAGCCTGGCGCTCCCGCTCCTCGGCGCGGTGGACCGTGAGCTCGACAAGGTGGGCATCCACACGTCCGCGGACGCGCTGTTGCTCCGGGAGCTGGGCGTCCGCCGGGGGCTCGCGGGGGGGCTTGCGCATGGACTCCAGGGCCGGGCCGCTCAGTCCGTCGAGGAGGTCGAGGAGTGTGTGTCCCGCGTGGAGCGGGCCTGGCGCGGCGGCGAGCTGCCCTCCGGGGCGCTCACCGCGCTCGAGCGCGCCTTCGTGCAGCTCGCGCGGGTCGTCAAGGTCGCGGAGCTCTTCGCGCGCCCTCCGTCCGAGCCCGTGGACATCGACGAGGCGTTCGACATCTTCGAGCGCCCCGTCGTGGCCGTGCGCCATCGCCCGCCCAGCAGCGCGCGCATGGCGGTGGCCGAGTACTTCGCCCAGCGCGCCCGCGAGAACGTCCTCGACCTGGTGCAGAAGCGCAGGGACCTCGACGTGGCGCACGAGATGTTGCTTCGCCTGGGCGCCGACCACGACCGCGAAAGGGGGATGCCCCTGCGGCGGGAGGTGGCGGACGCGCGCGAGCGCACGCGCGCGCTCCCCGCGGTGCGCTCCCTGGACGAGCTGCTGCGGCATGTCCGTTACGCGGCCCGCCACGAGCCCCAGCTGGCGTACCGTTCGCTGCGCGGCCTGTATGAGCGGGCGGTCGAGGCCCGCGACACGGAGCTGGCCGCCGCGGCCCGGACGGCCCTGGCGCCGCTGCTGCCCGGCCCGGCGCGCCTGTCGCCGCTGATCGAACGGGCCGAGCGCGATCGGCTGGCCCACTGGTTCGGTGAGCGCGTCGAGGAGCGGCCCGCGCAGGTGGCGGGCCCGGGGCGCTCGGACGAGCTGCTGGCGGACCTGGCGTTCTCGCTCGCGCCCGAGCAGCTGGCCACGTTCGAATTGGCCGCCGGCTGCGCCCGCTACTTCGACGTCGAGGACGCCCTCTCGGAGGAGATCCTCCTGGCCGAGACGAAGGCGACGCGCGCCGTGCCCCGGCGGGTGCCCTATCCGACGCAGACCATGACGTTCGAAACGACGGGGGGGCTGCACGAGGTGCACAACTTCGTGCTGTCGGACCCGCGCATGTTGCTGCGGGACCTGGCGGCGAACCGCCAGCTGGTGCGGGCCTATCTGGAGGACGCCCCGCCCGTCACGCCCCGGAAGGTGAAGCGCACCGCGGTGCGCGTCTACGTCTGCGACGCGTCGGGCTCCATGCATGGCGCCCGCGCGCGCTTCCGCGACGCGCTCATCATCGCGGAGTTGAACAACCTGCGCGTCAAGGCGCGCCGGGGCGAGCCCTTCGACCCCGTCTACTTCAGCTTCTTCAACGACGTGCCCACCGAGCTGGCCCGCGTGGACACCGCCGCCGAGGCCACGCGGCAGATCGAACGCCTCTTCCGGGACTCTCCCGCGGAGGGCCAGACGGACATCTCGCTCGCGTTGATGTCGGCCTTCGACTCCATCCGGGCCGCGCAGGGCAGGGACCCGTACCTGGCGCGAGCCACCGTGGTGCTCATCACCGACGGAGAGGACCGCGTGGAGCTGGACCTCATCCGCCGCACCCGCGCCCCCATGGGGGCGCTGGACATCGCCCTGAGCTTCATCTCCCTGGGCGAGGAGAACCCGGACCTGCGCTCACTCGTGGGCGAGCAGCGCGCCTCGGGCGTCCGCGCCTTCTACCACCACCTCTCCGACGAGGAGATCCAGTGGGCGCGCACGGAGTTCGACACCCCCTGGCGCACGCTGCTCCCCCAGGACGTGCCGCCGACGCCGGACGCGCTCGAGCTGTTGGCGCCCCATCTGGAGGCCCTGGAGTCGCTCGCCTCGGGGCGCGCGCTCACGGCCTCCGTGGCGGTGGAGGCCTCCTTCGATGCCCTGTTCCCGGAGGAGGGGGGCCGGGCCCTGGGCGGGGAGCGCGCGACGCCG
It includes:
- a CDS encoding thiol-disulfide oxidoreductase DCC family protein gives rise to the protein MGNPTSLWTTPPGHEVLLYDGHCRVCGGAAREFRKWVGGTGLQLRSFREDGVLVAFPGLALERCEQAMQLVLADGRVVQGAEAIVRALARHPLGRWLSLYYVPGLRQLADVLYGVVARHRFRVAGRECPDGACSVHFK
- a CDS encoding AAA family ATPase; amino-acid sequence: MQSHPTSYLQAARAFRHFFGELRDVYLERETLFTQLELALLGREHALVVGPPGTAKSAIAGAVLGRIIDEHTGVASLFSKQLAESTVQTDLLGPVDFKVLTETGRTEYLTDEGMLGSRHAFLDEVFDGRDMLLRSILNVLFERELKHGRRVTSGRTESVVMTSNRYLSEVLARSPELLLAFADRLSFICFVPKSFARKESRAAMLQRFSQGSRPDLRAQLTSQQLELLQDAVARVKVPSLVLEGVELLADALERALSAQVSKLPDYVPTKYFSQRSAVKALWALKAAVVRDQLYRRPERPLEASVEDLDALRWFFLLGGPPSGETDALLKTVVDPRERAQLEIVRLEQRTFDEVLAKVRQELGGGLEREAQSLGAAENLSTADALSRSWQPAMASTEAKSLLSKLVPGPRHAQNRAPLLVAARALVAAMDHRLARGMAGQGEGRGGLSLLSSFQDVMDLCRTVPELRPGFIPLCESTGRFIESALEMIALTAESADFEDGLKLEGLVGLADNLEEELSRTADLVGVVGEGLPAVAERLHAVELASRQRVVGALRRRATVAFQATSTRGRRDPLETLAVDSRRLSQLEQSFIALDPSARGFRQELLLPLGLSYAREVLSSTPFERIEQYARAIQSVAENLRREGLPVDQVMAECREILDERLREHAKALSREVASAPLAAAAVLNGDAYVYYRGEFSSRAPDGELAALLGLDGQLAFARQGADSFFSEGVRESVAQAELAFLQSRVTYLRGWLTQLLTSLPAPDALKERAEAERTVDRLVRSRFPLLTLKEGELVRLKGVLALLGTLPGALGEGAQQLDAQLKGIDEDFGRYSRQVLERRAAA
- a CDS encoding vWA domain-containing protein codes for the protein MLSRRLTDLRRRIDALRQPAPPARGSWLGFGRKARRPVSLALPLLGAVDRELDKVGIHTSADALLLRELGVRRGLAGGLAHGLQGRAAQSVEEVEECVSRVERAWRGGELPSGALTALERAFVQLARVVKVAELFARPPSEPVDIDEAFDIFERPVVAVRHRPPSSARMAVAEYFAQRARENVLDLVQKRRDLDVAHEMLLRLGADHDRERGMPLRREVADARERTRALPAVRSLDELLRHVRYAARHEPQLAYRSLRGLYERAVEARDTELAAAARTALAPLLPGPARLSPLIERAERDRLAHWFGERVEERPAQVAGPGRSDELLADLAFSLAPEQLATFELAAGCARYFDVEDALSEEILLAETKATRAVPRRVPYPTQTMTFETTGGLHEVHNFVLSDPRMLLRDLAANRQLVRAYLEDAPPVTPRKVKRTAVRVYVCDASGSMHGARARFRDALIIAELNNLRVKARRGEPFDPVYFSFFNDVPTELARVDTAAEATRQIERLFRDSPAEGQTDISLALMSAFDSIRAAQGRDPYLARATVVLITDGEDRVELDLIRRTRAPMGALDIALSFISLGEENPDLRSLVGEQRASGVRAFYHHLSDEEIQWARTEFDTPWRTLLPQDVPPTPDALELLAPHLEALESLASGRALTASVAVEASFDALFPEEGGRALGGERATPDTVGRVADILGALVEAASLAPADKRATESVVLLQHLLGVYGLTPARYLAALSTGGPSVREALARVRLLCRPFG